The Penaeus chinensis breed Huanghai No. 1 chromosome 6, ASM1920278v2, whole genome shotgun sequence genomic interval ATCTCAAAGAAAGTTTTGTCTTACAAAATATCAATTAGACCAGATGGAAGACATGTGTGAAAATCTGGGGTTACCGTTCAGAGAAACAATGTCTCCTTTTTTCATTGTGCAAATAACTGCTTCATCAATTGGGACTGAAGAGATGTACGAACCACTTCACAGAACTGTCCAGGAGTTCCTTGCTGCACAATCTTTTTGTAAAGAGATGATTGACACAGGTAGAGATGTTTTGACTTTAGCAGCACAGTGGAAAGAGCAGCATGAACAGTATCTGGAAAATGCTGCTGAAACTGACGATGCTTCAAGATCTCACTGTAGCAACTTTATGGTCAAGAAACTTCACGAAGCAAAATCCAGCTCCTTTGAGGATTTCAaattcataacaacaaaaaacatgttTTCTAATAGACCTTGTTGTTATAGTGACATGGTTGTACCCTGTTCTGAAGTGGAAGATCCAGACGAATTTGAAAGATATCTTATCTACACACATTTCTCACCGATCTTTTATGGAAGTTTGATACCAGTGTTTATGGTTGGGTACCTTAAAGCACACAAGGCACTTACCAAAACAAGGTCAGAACaaattgtgtatatttgtatttgtgagcTGGGTAACATAAAACAGTACAACCTTTGGATAAGCTTGATTAAAGAAGCTGAAGATGATCCAGTGATGATAAAGGAAATCCAGGATCAAGTTGGTTCTTTTGAGTGGTGTCCTAGGTACAGTTCTTGGATCAGTGTTTTAGCATTAATGGAGTTTGTCATCCCTAAATCAATATCAATCCATGCATGTGATAACTATGATGCTAACATTGAAGCTACAGTGCATAAGATCTCCCATTTCAACACTGAACTCGTGCTCGACTTGCGGAACTGGACCATGATGAATTATCTCGAACTGACAAAAAAATGCTTGACCGCAGCCCTTCATACAGAAGCTTCCTGCAGCGTCACATATCTTAGTTGCCGTGCTGATAGAGAAATTTTGGAATTGCTTGCACGGGCACATCATTTGGAGGGGCTTTCTGTACGGGTGGACACTCTTGAAGACCTGCAAAATCTTTCCAAAATCATCCTCACCCTGCCTAAATTAAAAGATATTTCAATTTTACCAATGTTCACTCTGTCAAATGTGCCTTATAAAGACCTCCCAACATTTAGCATCTGTCACATGATTCTCGTTAAAAGGAGGTTGAGATGGAATATGCTTATGGGAGTATCGAAAGCAAGGTCGTTCATGTCCTTTTTTCAGTTTGGTTCAGAAACCTTCACACTAGATCTTCCTGCAGGAAAACTCCCCTCGCTCATGTGCAGAAGAAAATCTCCTGCACTTGTGTTTCGAGTGAAGCGGAAACGAGGCAGACATTCCCAGAGATCCAGAGATCCTTCAACAATTCCATACCCTGAACACTTACAAATGTTTGAATCATCTATTGAACTGGTAAGAAAATTATATGGATTGCCTTCAGCCCATTGTCATAAGCGCTGTGTTTGGCGAAAGGAGGCCTCAGTCCTGTGTCCAAAAGAATGCTGTCATTCTTTTAGCGCCTTAGACACTCAGGTCCATTCTAATGTAAGAGGAAAGTCTCATCATATTAAAGCAATAAGGTACCATCGACGAACTTTAATAAGGTTGCGTTCCTTATATAACACTCTGTGGAAGTTTCTCTGTGAAGTTTATGGAAGAAGTTGTGGTACCTACAGGAGAATCTATGATCAGAATATCAGAGTAATGTGCATCCAGCTACATGACCAAGAAACATGGGAGCACATAGAGGATCCTAACATATACCTTCTGAAAGTTTGTGAATTACTAATGTATCAGCACCTCATATGTATCCAGCAACACAAAAGGTTCCTTATTAGAAGTAACCGAAAATTCCGCAGTGTGGCGCCTGTGAGATTAATAATTGTAGATGCATTTTCACTCGCTCCAAAACACCTAGCAACAGCAGTGCACAAATTGTGTCAGAAGCCTATGGGGATTTATCTTCATGGTAGTGTAGATATGTCCGTAGGCCTGGACGATCTTGCAGAATATGTGTGGCAACTCGGTACTGCATTTCCATATGCAGTTGATATAGAATTTGAAATTCCAGTATATAGCTATGAAATGGAGAATATACCTATATTAACTTCCGTAATCAGCAGCCTAAAACTACTTGTTGAGAAAAGTGCACCGATATTTAATTTTGATGCTTATTTGACACTGGAGAtttaaaaggagagggaagcTAATTGAATTGATAAGCTATGTAAAGATATGTTGTAATACCagttaacattttttttaaatgtatatacatacatgtatatatatatatatatatatatatatatatatatatatatatatatatatacatacacacacacacacacacacacacacacacacacacacacacacacacacacacacacacacacacacacacacacacatatatatacacatatatatacatatatatacatatatatacatatatatacatatatatacatatatatatatgtatatatatacccacatgtatatatgtttgtgtgcatatgtgtgtaattttgtatgtatacctacgcttacacacactcacctccGTACATGTAcataagcgtgtatatatgtatataatgcatgcatatatatacacacatacatatacgtatatatatatatatgtgtatatatatattatatatgcatacacacacctatatatatatatatatatatatatatatatatatatatgtatatgtatatatatatatgtatatgtatatatatatatataatatatatatacacacatatacacacacacacacacacacacctacacacacacacacacacacacacacacacacacacacacacacacacacacacacacacacacacacacacacacctacacacctacacacctacacacacaactacacacacctacacacacctacacacacctacacacacacacacacacacacacacacacacacacacacacacacacacacacacacacacacacacacacgtatatatgtatatatgtacatacgggtATGTTAGCAAGGTTTTCAGAACGTTCCAGTGAATAATTTAGAAACATAATATTTTATTAgaccatgtataaatatttgaatatagatttaatgtattttcatgtaaaataAAAGATAGTAGAATACAGGAAATTTGAACATTCGTTTACttaatcccttcattacaggaattatgactttattatacacacacacacacacacacacacacacacacacacacacacacacacacacacacacacacattcatacatacatacacacacacacacacacacacacacacacacacacacacacacacacacacacacacacacacacacactcacacacattcatacacacacacacacacacacacacacacacacacacacacacgcacacacacacacacacacacacacacacacacacacatacacacacacacacacacacacacacacacacacatatatacacacgtatatgtatgtgtgtgtgtatatataaatatatatatatatatatatatatatatatatgtgtgtgtgtgtgtgtgtgtgtgtgtgtgtgtgtgtgtgtgtgtatatatatatatatatatatatatatatatatatgtaaatatatatacatatgtatgtgtgtatggatattaaAGTggctaattttaataattatttaacGACTGGTCTTGCCCTTTAGCAGTCCTTGCACCTTCTCCGTGGTTCACCTTTTACTTATAGCTCATTTGTTCACTTGCGGGAGAGAATGGAAACACCAGAACATTTTAACCAATTTATAAAGATGaaatatacccatatattaaCCTATTCTAAATGGTGTGACCAACAAAACACTCACAACATATAAATGATGGAATAGTAAACAGCGGCATACAGATAGACAGCATCCAGCGAGCAGGCAGCGGACGGCAGGCAAGGCGGCGTATCTTTGCGTCCGAATTTGATCCCGAGGCTCGGTTGTTTCTCAGCACAATACCCTCTCGGGTGGGCACACAAGTCACGTCTCTTCTGCCCGGGGGTTAGAATGAGCGTGTGTTTtcaggaatcccccccccccccccatcgttaactgcgattattactgttttatttaattgtttttttttcaatttttatgtGTCATAGTCTTATTTCCACAACCTTATTACTATATCCcttatttttctgtattattcTTGTGTTGGTCAGTATGAATTATTACATTAAAATGTTGGTCACGAGTCCCTATCTCTAATACCTATCATTTGCTAGTTCAGAGTATTTAAATGttgaattaataatgaataatatatagtgTGACATTCTTTGTAAGATTTTACCAAAAATGAATCTCCGTTGCTTTAGATTTCATTCATCCGGGACCCACGGATGAATACGGGCGCTTTTCCGCTCTACTTTAACGTTCTCTCATATCTTACGGTCTTCACATCtactcccttatatatatatatatatatatatatatatatatatatatatatatatatatatatatatatatgtatgtatgtatgtatgtatttatgatatatatatatatatgtatatataatatacatatatatatatatatatatatgtgtgtgtgtgtgtgtgtgtgtgtgtgtgtgtgtgtgtgtgtgtatgtatttatgatatatatatatataagtatataaaatatatatatatatatatatatatatgtgtgtgtgtatgtatttatgatatatatatatatatataagtatataaaatatatatatatatatatatatatatacacacacacacacacctctctgtttgtcagtcatcTTACTATCCATACCGCTCTACCAGTCAATAGCCTCctaactgtctatatatctctgtgtttcgagaaaggctcccccccccccgcccccggatATCTTGAGACTCCACCCTCTTGTGTGACTCTCCTGCCCACACCCCTCATGCCAGGAGCAGGTGGAGGCGACCTGATCACCTTGATCCTCGCGACTCCCCTGCTCAGCGAAGGATCCTCACGCTGAGCTAAGCGATCATGGTATTCGGATGTGGATcctgatattgatgttattattgaggGTTATGATAACATCAATATGATCTATATAGTGATGATTTTGATTCATGTTCTATCACGACGCCTTCTTAAGATTGTGGAATTATGTCAGGTAAAATGATatagcatttttgtttttattatatcaaaCTAATAGAACAGAATAATAAAGTCTATGGCTGCTTGCATATATGCGCAcgcgtgtgtctatacatatagatgtgtgtgtgtgtgtcatcatgaATAAACCTTATCACTGCAGGACAAAGTCTTCCCTACTCATATTATGTCCTCGGACCCAAAGACAGGGATCCATTAACCTAACCTTAGCCATCTTTTGTTTAGGTGAGAAAAATGCGGCTAGAGTGAGATTAATaaccatgccacacacacacatcttctctctctccttctctctctctgtctcattctttctcattctttctctctccctctcttccctctctttttccttctccctcccccccccccccctctctctctccttctctttctctgtactttctttctcattctttctctctctctctcttccctctccctttccctcccccctctctctctctctctctctctctctctctctctctctctctctctctctctctccctctctctctctctctccctctctctcagcaaaCAACTCTGCTACGCCACCTCATCTTCCTGCATAAATATTCTTGCTTGAGTTTCCTTCTAAGGATAATTTAATTACCAGGCTAAGCTTCATCAACTTTTTTTACGTCTCTCTCGGCTGATGACCAGAGACTCAGGCATTTTCAGGGTAAAGAAAAGGACAGAGTacgtttatttagttttattaacaCCAAAATAATATATTGCGAACACAACAATTGGTGACTAtgcctgacaatatatatatatatatatatatatatatatatatatatatatgcatatatatatatatatgcatatatatatatatatatgctatatatatatatatatatatatatatatatatatatatatatatatgcatatatatgtctatatatgtatatatatatatgtatatgcatatatatatatatatatatatacacatatacatatatatatgtctatatatatgtctatatatgtatatatatatatatatatatatatatatatatatatatattgataaagggTTTAGAGGAAATTTACACAACCGAGCAACtgttataaaaataaagagatatttaaatatatgcatatgttttcctTGAAACCAACAGGTCTTCTTAACAAGACAGTAGTTCAGTAATTTTCTAATGATATGACAATGGAGTTATTTGTTATCAtgtgtataataatagtaataatcttatTAATAGTTATCCAATATCGTTATGGCTTACATCAAGATAGGTATGAGAGTAGTGATAAAACTcgtaataatcatttttatcatgtagCGCTGTTAGCATTACTAAACATGATACGTGGTAAGAGTGCAGTAACTTTAAAGGTGAATATAGTAATGGAAGCCATTAACATGATTAcattgagaataataagaatagacaTGATGATACTAAGTAATCATATAAGTAAGAATAATCAGCAATTTAAAATCACTGATTAttcacaataatgatggtgatgatgagagtgaaggcggcaatagtaataataaataatataaataacaaaaaggataataatgataaaaaaggtaatactattgataataatatcaggaaTGAAGACAACAttatatgacaataatgaaaagatataaaataacatatatgacaataatgataagaataatggtgataagatcatcataataatgataatgataacaataattgtagtaataataatcatcattaggatgatgatgatgataataatgataatgatgataacagtaatgatgataataataataataataataataataataataataacagaaaacatatataataataattacgatgataaatacaataataatggtaataatgattatcattattattaacattattactatcaacagttatagtgatgatactaataattattatcaactctatctcatatcattttttatagtaatgaaaatagtagcaaGGAACATGAACACATTTGGTCTATGGTAATAGTcctttaaataacaataatcataccaGGGAATTCAGAGCCTTACTCTACCCATAAATATTGggagtgataataataccaatagaaataaaaatagtgaaggtagtaatgaaagtattaatgacaataataataaatgatgaatgtattaagaatgatgataataatagcaacaaaaataataatggtgatggtaaaggaaaaatagtattgataataagagtatcatcattattattgtcattattattattatta includes:
- the LOC125026357 gene encoding uncharacterized protein LOC125026357; translation: MLPTTSSVLLPDDHLLLRYYAAVFRVVRPVFCKILQLLSSSRSNWKELLLHCPGYSSSQYRKEFGDQERYLLDNNAPCEQFDISLLFKLLQRICGLAARNHSSWSSPGTLENHLQCLKNYRNELAHKDLQLSQAELQQRILAIRNGCREALVLSGQKSHTRVDALIREVEDSLDEVMTAGVDLWEPYREAVQTLRLERQSLVIREGKKEISNHAQKLRILNPFAWLTDDHFSYLDISEIFTEVQIMGKGYVRLEDLLITTLPSSQYPYVIVLCGCPGIGKTSLVRFLLHDWLSTTPSVSGMRDFELVMPVELRHVSSKSVEQLLREQLIPETCRHFHQDDVVPILQEVSLLWLVDGFDEGNEDALRVTEELLSKFRNSRVIITSRRECVNEIQLMLSNHHLASMEYNMVGLYDEDRELYVHKLFNVYSRKQLCDKSQCLDFINYIKKENHLTLILSVPLYLVMLFTLWLENPTIINRATTVTSLFQLLVDHIVTRMSKRRKFITLRLAEREIQRKIRKILNKFGEAFWENSSQRKFCLTKYQLDQMEDMCENLGLPFRETMSPFFIVQITASSIGTEEMYEPLHRTVQEFLAAQSFCKEMIDTGRDVLTLAAQWKEQHEQYLENAAETDDASRSHCSNFMVKKLHEAKSSSFEDFKFITTKNMFSNRPCCYSDMVVPCSEVEDPDEFERYLIYTHFSPIFYGSLIPVFMVGYLKAHKALTKTRSEQIVYICICELGNIKQYNLWISLIKEAEDDPVMIKEIQDQVGSFEWCPRYSSWISVLALMEFVIPKSISIHACDNYDANIEATVHKISHFNTELVLDLRNWTMMNYLELTKKCLTAALHTEASCSVTYLSCRADREILELLARAHHLEGLSVRVDTLEDLQNLSKIILTLPKLKDISILPMFTLSNVPYKDLPTFSICHMILVKRRLRWNMLMGVSKARSFMSFFQFGSETFTLDLPAGKLPSLMCRRKSPALVFRVKRKRGRHSQRSRDPSTIPYPEHLQMFESSIELVRKLYGLPSAHCHKRCVWRKEASVLCPKECCHSFSALDTQVHSNVRGKSHHIKAIRYHRRTLIRLRSLYNTLWKFLCEVYGRSCGTYRRIYDQNIRVMCIQLHDQETWEHIEDPNIYLLKVCELLMYQHLICIQQHKRFLIRSNRKFRSVAPVRLIIVDAFSLAPKHLATAVHKLCQKPMGIYLHGSVDMSVGLDDLAEYVWQLGTAFPYAVDIEFEIPVYSYEMENIPILTSVISSLKLLVEKSAPIFNFDAYLTLEI